In one Candidatus Pelagibacter sp. HTCC7211 genomic region, the following are encoded:
- a CDS encoding S-methyl-5'-thioadenosine phosphorylase, which translates to MTTNKLAIIGGSGLYDIVEFKERELLDLNTPWGKPSDQILKTIYKNKEVYFLPRHGRGHYVSPTNINFRANIDALKQLGVTDIVSVSAVGSLREDLPPGKFVIVDQFIDRTFSRIKTFFDDEIVAHVSMAHPTSNGLMNACEEAIKKSNIDYQKNGTYVVMEGPQFSTLAESNLYRSWKADVIGMTNMPEAKLAREAEIRYASVSMVTDYDCWHPDHTNVDVQQVIKVLLSNAEKAKDMIKNLINNFENYIDPNDPAINCLDVAIITAPEKRTQKTIDKLKTVAGRVLNK; encoded by the coding sequence ATGACAACAAATAAATTAGCAATAATTGGTGGAAGTGGTTTATATGATATTGTAGAATTTAAAGAAAGAGAATTACTTGATTTAAATACTCCATGGGGAAAACCATCTGATCAAATTTTAAAGACAATTTATAAGAATAAAGAAGTTTATTTTTTGCCTAGACATGGAAGAGGGCATTATGTTTCACCAACAAATATAAATTTTAGAGCAAACATAGATGCACTTAAACAATTAGGTGTTACAGATATTGTTTCAGTATCTGCAGTTGGATCATTGCGAGAGGATTTACCACCAGGAAAATTTGTAATTGTAGATCAATTTATCGATAGAACATTTTCTAGAATAAAAACTTTCTTTGATGATGAAATTGTTGCTCATGTTTCTATGGCCCATCCAACTTCAAACGGATTAATGAATGCATGCGAAGAAGCTATAAAAAAATCCAATATAGATTATCAGAAAAATGGCACTTACGTTGTAATGGAAGGTCCTCAATTTTCAACCTTGGCTGAGTCTAATTTATATAGGTCGTGGAAGGCAGATGTGATCGGAATGACTAATATGCCAGAGGCAAAATTAGCAAGAGAAGCAGAAATTAGATACGCATCAGTCTCTATGGTTACAGATTATGATTGCTGGCACCCTGATCACACAAATGTTGATGTTCAGCAAGTGATTAAAGTTTTATTGAGTAATGCAGAAAAGGCAAAAGATATGATTAAAAATTTAATAAATAATTTTGAAAATTATATTGATCCAAATGATCCAGCTATTAATTGTTTAGATGTAGCAATTATTACAGCACCAGAAAAAAGAACTCAGAAAACTATAGATAAACTTAAAACAGTTGCTGGAAGAGTTTTAAACAAATGA
- a CDS encoding GcvT family protein, with the protein MNKKIPNKTKVVVIGGGVIGCSVAYHLAKFGWKETIVLERDQLTSGTTWHAAGLVSQLGPSAAVTKIRKYSLDLYKELEKKVEHSAGLRLNGALSIAQNQGRWQELQRQATNAQLYDVDVRILEKDQIKKDYPIINTEDILGGIFMPGDGAADPSGVTYMLAKAAKREGAQIFEQSPVDEILTKNGRIEGVKVKGQIIECEYIVLASGMWSRQIGEKAGVSIPLYPAEHFYIITEPIENLSKTLPTIRDFDNRTYIKEDAGKLLVGIFEANSIPAFDKTNKVPEDFSFGEFQENFEHFEPYLNTAIKRFPVLETTGIRKFFSGPESFTPDTNTLLGEVPEIKNFFVSCGLNSIGIGSGGGIGKVTAEWLMTGHINEDIFSYDIKRFQNFHSELGFIKERITESLGDLYGVHWPFKQHKTSRNIKTLPHHENLKRFGACFGVSGGYERPMWFALNGKKAEYEYSYNYQNWYPSAEYESKNTIKNVGLFDLTPFSKFEIFSENAHEELQKICTANIKNEIGKCTYTQMLNSDGGIETDLTVICLDKNYFRIISSAATRERDKFHIKKHISSDIELKDVTDDFCVFGLFGPKSRDLIKSLSNDNFENNDFKFATAKFIYIEGIKIWIQRLSYVGELGYEFYVKLKDTKKIYELIVEVGKNFNLSNCGMHTMDIMRMESGFLHWGHDISPDENQYEAGLNFAISYKKNVKFIGRDTLLKIKDKKLNKRFVMLCLKDSNPGEPLLLHDEPIYLDDRIIGVTTSGNFSFNYNKNLSFGYINSNLSNEELLKENLYIEIEKKKYSAEILLKPLKLTNFKNL; encoded by the coding sequence ATGAATAAAAAAATTCCAAACAAAACAAAAGTAGTTGTAATTGGAGGAGGGGTAATCGGCTGTTCTGTTGCCTATCATTTGGCAAAGTTTGGATGGAAAGAAACAATCGTTTTAGAAAGAGATCAATTAACATCAGGAACAACATGGCATGCTGCTGGACTGGTTAGCCAATTAGGACCCTCTGCAGCAGTAACTAAAATAAGAAAATATTCTTTAGATTTATATAAAGAATTAGAAAAAAAAGTCGAGCATTCAGCTGGACTAAGATTAAACGGAGCACTTTCTATTGCACAAAATCAAGGAAGATGGCAAGAACTTCAGAGACAAGCAACAAATGCACAGCTTTATGATGTTGATGTAAGAATTTTAGAAAAAGATCAAATTAAAAAAGATTATCCAATTATTAACACTGAAGATATTCTAGGAGGAATCTTTATGCCTGGAGATGGTGCAGCAGATCCATCAGGTGTTACTTATATGTTAGCAAAAGCTGCAAAAAGAGAAGGCGCTCAAATTTTTGAACAATCACCTGTTGATGAAATTTTAACCAAGAATGGAAGAATTGAGGGTGTAAAAGTTAAAGGTCAAATAATTGAGTGTGAATATATAGTTCTTGCTTCTGGAATGTGGTCAAGACAAATTGGTGAAAAAGCAGGAGTGAGTATTCCATTATATCCTGCGGAACACTTTTATATAATTACTGAACCTATAGAAAATCTATCAAAAACCTTACCTACAATTAGAGATTTTGATAATCGCACCTATATTAAAGAAGATGCAGGTAAATTATTAGTTGGTATTTTTGAAGCTAATTCCATACCAGCATTTGATAAAACAAATAAAGTGCCAGAGGATTTTTCTTTTGGAGAATTTCAAGAAAATTTTGAACATTTTGAACCATATTTAAATACTGCAATAAAAAGATTTCCAGTTTTAGAAACTACTGGAATTAGAAAGTTTTTTTCTGGTCCAGAATCATTTACACCTGATACAAACACATTACTAGGAGAAGTCCCAGAAATTAAAAATTTTTTTGTAAGTTGCGGATTAAATAGTATTGGAATTGGAAGCGGTGGTGGAATTGGTAAAGTTACAGCTGAATGGTTAATGACAGGTCATATCAATGAGGATATTTTTAGTTATGATATAAAAAGATTTCAAAACTTTCATTCAGAACTTGGTTTTATTAAAGAGAGAATTACAGAAAGTTTAGGTGATTTATATGGAGTGCATTGGCCCTTCAAACAACATAAAACTTCTAGAAATATTAAAACATTACCACATCATGAAAATCTAAAAAGATTTGGCGCATGTTTCGGTGTTTCAGGTGGATATGAAAGACCAATGTGGTTTGCTTTAAATGGAAAAAAAGCTGAATATGAATACAGTTATAATTATCAAAATTGGTATCCATCAGCAGAATATGAAAGTAAAAATACAATAAAGAATGTTGGTCTATTTGACTTAACACCTTTTTCTAAGTTTGAGATATTTTCAGAAAATGCTCATGAAGAATTACAAAAAATTTGTACAGCAAATATTAAAAATGAAATTGGAAAATGTACATATACACAAATGCTAAATAGTGATGGTGGAATTGAAACAGATTTAACAGTTATTTGTCTTGATAAAAATTATTTTAGGATAATTAGTTCAGCTGCAACTAGAGAAAGAGATAAATTTCATATAAAAAAACACATTTCTTCAGATATTGAATTAAAAGATGTCACTGATGATTTTTGTGTTTTTGGACTATTTGGTCCCAAAAGTAGAGATTTGATTAAAAGTTTAAGTAATGACAATTTTGAAAATAATGATTTTAAATTTGCAACAGCTAAATTTATTTATATTGAAGGAATTAAAATTTGGATTCAAAGATTATCTTATGTTGGTGAACTAGGTTATGAATTTTATGTAAAATTAAAAGATACAAAAAAAATATATGAGTTAATAGTAGAGGTAGGAAAAAATTTTAATCTCTCAAATTGTGGCATGCATACAATGGATATCATGAGAATGGAAAGTGGATTTTTACATTGGGGGCACGATATTTCACCTGATGAAAATCAATATGAGGCAGGTTTAAATTTTGCAATTAGTTATAAAAAAAATGTAAAATTTATAGGAAGAGATACTTTATTAAAGATCAAAGATAAAAAATTAAACAAACGATTTGTTATGTTATGTTTAAAAGATAGCAACCCTGGTGAGCCTTTACTTTTACACGACGAACCAATTTATTTAGATGATAGAATAATAGGAGTAACTACCTCTGGTAATTTTTCATTTAATTATAATAAAAATTTATCTTTTGGATATATAAATTCAAATTTAAGCAATGAGGAATTATTAAAAGAGAACTTATATATTGAAATTGAAAAAAAAAAATATTCAGCAGAAATTTTGCTAAAACCATTAAAACTAACAAATTTTAAAAATTTATAA
- a CDS encoding adenine phosphoribosyltransferase, whose protein sequence is MNLKNYIRSIPDYPKKGILFRDITTLIKDENAFAETINQIVERSKKYSFTKVAAIESRGFVFASAVSYILKKPFIMLRKKNKLPADVHSIDFELEYGTATIEVHKDSIHQKDTVLIIDDLIATGGTAEAAAKLIEISGGKVAAFVFVINLFDLGGSENLIKKSYEVENLINFPGH, encoded by the coding sequence ATGAATTTAAAAAATTATATTCGTTCAATTCCTGATTATCCAAAAAAAGGCATATTATTTAGAGATATCACGACTTTAATTAAAGATGAAAATGCTTTTGCTGAAACTATTAATCAAATTGTAGAAAGATCAAAAAAATATAGTTTTACAAAAGTTGCAGCGATAGAATCTAGAGGTTTTGTGTTTGCGTCAGCTGTTTCCTATATACTAAAAAAACCATTCATAATGTTAAGAAAAAAAAATAAATTACCAGCGGATGTTCATTCTATAGATTTCGAATTAGAGTACGGCACAGCAACAATAGAGGTTCACAAAGACTCTATTCATCAAAAAGATACTGTTTTGATTATTGACGATTTAATAGCAACTGGTGGAACAGCTGAAGCTGCAGCTAAACTAATTGAAATATCAGGAGGAAAGGTCGCGGCTTTTGTTTTTGTTATAAATTTATTTGATTTAGGCGGTTCTGAAAATTTAATTAAAAAAAGCTATGAAGTTGAAAATTTAATTAATTTTCCTGGACACTAA
- a CDS encoding GumC family protein produces the protein MINEKIDKTLDFINLEPKFLLSIFRKYLIHLIIITSLIATIVYLFSLNLDKRYRSTAKIVIEQDDRNVVNIQEYASFNRSNRINNQIAIFKSDQVLEYIIQDKENSKKFELFFAENDQNFVQKLLNKKKTFNIQSLKGILSSSISISNIKNSDILVLSFVSTNPRVARLALERIINSYQRYEIDSKIQITNYANEKISDRLKILVQEMDIAQKKLSQYKKENKLIDTGNVKQLKINEIQSISRRIIEAKQKYQKQQNDLLSIKVAEGDIDALLAIKDLNSRKDISNIKDLLSSNESNIQSLSLIYTDQHPKIIQAIDKKKNLKKQLKNILNKNIELKAFELSNLNSFIKLSEKEMEKVTSELRDIEEKESGMLKFTRELESSKNLYKSFLQRVKETNEVQNLQVSKLKILESPNLPGSHFYPNPKKNSIIAFIVSAIGVFSLLFIKEINSSALRNTDAIESLEILQLGVLPRVYKSKNSSDIIQMFSSDNESHFSESIRSSRTIIESKFDKNSSFLITSSNPSEGKTTFAFNLALSLEKSNKVLFIEGDLRRPTVLNRFIGISTKKNGLGEIISGNSELSDVVHEIPGTKLNIITSGETKIDMSDVVSKDQLKKFFDTLKIEYDYVIIDSPPVQPVSDTLILAQAVDKNFFIIRADETTTGSLLSSIKKVKSVGAKIDGIILNDVDTSKGSYGYYNYYQNYYGKAYKSI, from the coding sequence ATGATAAATGAAAAAATTGATAAAACATTAGATTTTATTAATTTAGAACCTAAGTTTTTATTATCCATATTTAGAAAATATTTAATTCATTTAATCATCATTACTTCTTTAATTGCTACGATTGTTTATCTATTTTCATTAAACTTAGATAAAAGATACAGAAGCACAGCTAAAATTGTAATTGAGCAAGATGATCGAAACGTAGTTAATATTCAAGAGTATGCTAGTTTTAATAGAAGTAATAGAATTAATAATCAGATAGCTATATTTAAAAGTGATCAGGTTTTAGAATATATTATACAGGATAAAGAAAATTCTAAAAAATTTGAATTATTTTTCGCTGAAAACGATCAAAATTTTGTCCAAAAATTATTGAATAAAAAAAAAACTTTTAACATTCAATCTTTAAAAGGCATCTTATCAAGCAGTATTTCAATTTCAAATATAAAAAATAGCGATATTTTGGTTTTATCTTTTGTTTCTACAAATCCAAGAGTAGCTAGATTAGCTCTGGAGAGAATTATAAATTCTTATCAAAGATATGAAATAGATAGTAAAATTCAGATTACAAATTATGCAAATGAAAAAATATCTGATCGATTAAAAATTTTAGTGCAAGAAATGGATATAGCGCAAAAAAAACTATCACAATATAAAAAAGAAAATAAATTAATAGATACAGGAAATGTAAAACAACTAAAAATTAATGAAATACAGTCAATTTCTAGAAGAATTATTGAAGCTAAACAGAAATACCAAAAACAACAAAATGATTTGTTATCTATTAAAGTAGCTGAAGGAGATATTGATGCATTACTTGCTATAAAAGATTTAAACTCAAGAAAAGATATTTCAAATATTAAAGATCTCTTAAGTTCTAATGAGAGTAATATTCAATCTCTTTCATTAATTTATACTGATCAACATCCAAAAATAATTCAAGCAATAGATAAAAAAAAAAATCTTAAAAAACAATTAAAAAATATTTTAAATAAGAATATAGAACTAAAAGCATTTGAGCTTAGCAATCTTAACAGTTTTATAAAACTTTCTGAAAAAGAAATGGAAAAAGTAACAAGTGAGCTTAGAGACATTGAAGAAAAAGAGTCAGGGATGTTAAAATTTACAAGAGAACTTGAAAGTAGTAAAAATTTATACAAATCTTTTTTACAAAGAGTAAAAGAGACAAATGAGGTTCAAAATCTTCAAGTATCAAAATTAAAAATTCTTGAAAGCCCCAACTTACCAGGTAGTCATTTTTATCCAAACCCCAAAAAAAATTCTATAATAGCTTTTATTGTCTCAGCCATTGGAGTGTTTTCTTTATTATTTATTAAAGAAATAAATTCATCTGCTTTAAGAAATACAGATGCTATTGAGTCACTGGAAATTTTACAATTAGGGGTTTTGCCTCGTGTATATAAGTCTAAAAATAGTTCGGATATAATACAAATGTTTAGTTCTGACAACGAATCTCATTTTTCAGAGTCAATTAGATCATCTCGAACAATTATTGAATCAAAGTTTGATAAAAATAGTAGCTTTCTTATTACCTCTTCCAATCCCTCTGAGGGAAAAACCACATTTGCATTTAATCTTGCTTTATCGCTTGAAAAATCAAATAAAGTTTTATTCATAGAGGGTGATCTAAGACGGCCAACAGTACTAAATAGATTTATTGGTATTAGTACAAAAAAAAATGGATTAGGTGAGATTATATCTGGTAATTCTGAATTAAGTGATGTCGTACACGAAATACCTGGAACAAAATTAAATATTATTACATCTGGAGAGACAAAGATAGACATGTCAGATGTTGTAAGCAAAGACCAATTGAAAAAATTTTTTGATACATTAAAAATTGAATACGATTATGTAATTATTGACTCTCCTCCAGTTCAACCAGTTTCTGACACATTGATACTTGCACAAGCAGTAGATAAAAATTTTTTTATAATTAGAGCAGATGAAACAACCACAGGTTCGTTATTGTCTTCAATTAAGAAAGTTAAAAGTGTTGGTGCAAAAATTGATGGAATTATTTTAAATGATGTTGATACCTCTAAAGGTAGTTATGGTTATTATAATTATTATCAAAACTATTATGGAAAGGCTTATAAATCAATTTAG
- a CDS encoding O-antigen ligase family protein, which yields MIFYRERHKNRLSLFLSFIGFLSSLIATFLFLSENIEILNFKINNTSSASTGFFVNRTVFSVFLLFCLISSLDYLGNSRNIRDNFLTCVYVRLFIIFIAIALITTFSRIGNFLLLVTLLYYMIDEIFFKKKKNNIFRNIILLIILIDIFILGIYFGSSRIIDRFSILDNEFAEIQNLDVNLSRFQIIKFAFYQIYEFFIFGYGPGSFELLFQVKFPNVTNYYANHAHSDLIQFVGEFGLIGFTIFLLSIANYFIRLKFNFKNNLLFIYLFIILLFDFSLHIPFIQFLFVTFLTLNQKFIKLS from the coding sequence GGGAAAGGCACAAAAATAGATTATCTTTATTTTTATCATTTATAGGCTTTTTATCATCACTCATTGCAACTTTTTTATTTTTAAGTGAAAATATTGAAATTTTAAATTTTAAAATTAACAATACTTCTAGTGCGTCAACTGGTTTTTTTGTAAATAGAACAGTTTTTTCTGTTTTTTTACTATTTTGTCTAATATCCAGCTTAGATTATCTTGGAAACTCAAGAAATATTAGAGATAATTTTTTAACTTGTGTTTACGTTAGACTATTTATTATTTTTATTGCAATTGCTCTAATCACAACGTTTTCTAGAATTGGAAATTTCTTACTTCTTGTAACTTTATTATATTATATGATTGATGAAATTTTCTTTAAAAAGAAAAAAAATAATATTTTTAGAAATATTATTTTGTTAATTATTTTAATTGATATTTTTATATTAGGAATTTATTTTGGTTCCTCACGTATTATAGATAGATTCAGTATTTTAGATAATGAGTTTGCTGAAATTCAAAATCTAGATGTTAATTTATCAAGATTCCAAATAATTAAATTTGCATTTTATCAAATATATGAATTCTTTATTTTCGGTTATGGACCAGGAAGTTTTGAATTATTATTTCAAGTTAAATTTCCTAATGTAACAAATTACTACGCTAATCACGCACATTCTGATTTAATACAGTTTGTTGGAGAGTTTGGGTTGATTGGCTTTACAATATTTCTATTATCAATCGCAAATTATTTTATAAGATTAAAATTTAATTTTAAAAATAACTTACTTTTTATTTATTTATTCATTATTCTATTATTTGACTTTTCATTGCATATACCATTTATACAATTTTTATTTGTAACTTTTCTAACTCTTAATCAAAAATTTATTAAACTATCTTAA
- a CDS encoding polysaccharide biosynthesis/export family protein: MYILKKITFLLILILFLFNNCTILPGINKSPNKKNPNKKLQSSEYSINDVKINIININNLSKDEILKYSKNQIDNYKKQIKDYSEIYNYRYEYILGPSDTVSIDLTDTDDLDGSYKIDQDGMIDLPFIGKIKINELSLNEAQNLLIQIIKSFYKNPDLQINIAEFNSNKVYIVGAVRNQITITLNQQPLSLIEAAIQANFNPSAEDKLFGTSGLLRREGKVYEIDLINTFKNRDEKENFYLKKDDVIFIDKNSNSIHVFGEVTQPGIYFPDMNYTLTELVSTVGINQLTANAKKVYIIREKYESFLEVDIFQLDIRNPVNLIAGKKFKVQKGDIIFIPPAEIVKWNRTISLLLPQTNLFKSYNPIINNGLQTYREP; this comes from the coding sequence ATGTATATTTTAAAAAAAATAACATTTTTATTAATCTTAATTTTATTTTTATTTAACAATTGCACTATTCTGCCGGGTATTAATAAAAGTCCAAATAAAAAAAATCCTAATAAAAAATTACAATCAAGTGAATATTCGATTAATGATGTAAAAATTAATATTATAAACATTAATAATTTATCTAAAGATGAAATTTTAAAATATAGTAAAAATCAAATTGATAATTATAAAAAACAAATCAAAGATTATTCTGAAATTTATAATTATAGATATGAATATATATTAGGTCCATCAGACACAGTTAGTATTGATTTAACAGATACAGATGATTTAGATGGATCTTATAAAATAGATCAAGATGGAATGATTGATCTACCATTTATTGGTAAAATCAAAATAAATGAACTTTCTTTAAATGAAGCTCAAAATCTATTAATTCAAATTATTAAAAGTTTTTATAAAAACCCAGATCTTCAAATAAATATTGCAGAATTTAATAGTAATAAAGTATATATTGTTGGAGCTGTAAGAAATCAGATAACAATTACTTTAAATCAACAACCATTATCATTAATAGAAGCTGCTATTCAGGCAAACTTTAACCCTAGTGCTGAAGATAAACTTTTTGGAACTAGTGGTTTGTTAAGAAGAGAAGGGAAAGTCTATGAAATTGATTTAATAAATACATTTAAAAATAGAGATGAAAAAGAGAATTTTTACCTAAAAAAAGATGATGTAATTTTTATTGATAAAAATTCAAATTCAATTCATGTGTTTGGAGAAGTAACACAACCAGGTATTTATTTTCCTGATATGAACTATACATTGACAGAATTAGTGTCCACAGTAGGAATAAATCAATTAACTGCAAATGCTAAAAAGGTTTATATAATAAGAGAAAAATATGAGTCATTCTTGGAAGTTGATATTTTCCAACTAGATATAAGAAACCCAGTAAATTTAATTGCTGGTAAAAAATTTAAAGTACAAAAAGGAGATATAATTTTTATACCACCAGCTGAAATAGTAAAATGGAATAGAACTATAAGCTTATTACTTCCTCAAACAAACTTATTCAAGTCCTATAACCCAATTATAAATAATGGTTTACAAACTTATCGGGAACCTTAA
- the mtnA gene encoding S-methyl-5-thioribose-1-phosphate isomerase: MKIAGKEYKTIWYEKNVVKIIDQTKLPHHFKITELKTVKDSINAIKEMKVRGAPLIGATAAYGIALAIQENNDLDFIKKSAEELIQSRPTAINLKWAVDRTMKNLSGINSDQLLNITLNEAKEICDEDEKFCENIGINGLKIVEEIYNKKKDTVNILTHCNAGWLATINWGTATSPIYHAHKKGIPVHIWVDETRPRNQGANLTSYELNEEEIPNTIIADNTGGILMQRGEVDMCIVGTDRTLFNGDVCNKIGTYLKALAAYDNNVPFYVALPSSTIDWDIKDAKNIPIEERNSEELSHIEGIDENNQIKKVLIYPNKSRAMNLAFDVTPAKYVTGLITERGICEASRDGLKKLFK, encoded by the coding sequence ATGAAAATTGCAGGTAAAGAATATAAAACAATTTGGTATGAAAAAAATGTTGTTAAAATAATTGACCAAACCAAACTTCCACATCACTTTAAAATTACAGAACTCAAAACAGTTAAAGACTCAATTAATGCAATAAAAGAAATGAAGGTAAGAGGGGCTCCTTTAATAGGTGCAACAGCAGCTTATGGAATAGCTTTGGCAATTCAAGAAAATAATGACCTTGATTTTATAAAAAAAAGTGCAGAAGAATTAATTCAATCAAGACCTACAGCAATAAATTTAAAATGGGCAGTTGATCGTACGATGAAAAATTTATCAGGAATTAATAGTGATCAACTTTTAAATATTACTTTAAATGAAGCTAAAGAAATTTGTGATGAAGATGAAAAATTTTGTGAAAATATAGGTATTAATGGATTAAAAATAGTTGAGGAAATTTATAACAAAAAAAAAGATACAGTTAATATTTTAACTCATTGTAATGCAGGTTGGCTTGCAACTATTAATTGGGGCACAGCAACGTCACCAATATATCATGCTCATAAAAAAGGAATTCCAGTTCATATATGGGTTGACGAAACAAGACCAAGGAATCAAGGTGCAAATTTAACTTCATATGAATTAAACGAAGAAGAAATTCCAAATACCATAATTGCTGATAACACAGGTGGAATTTTAATGCAAAGAGGTGAGGTGGATATGTGTATTGTTGGAACTGATAGAACTTTATTTAATGGCGATGTTTGTAATAAAATAGGCACCTATTTAAAAGCATTAGCTGCTTATGATAACAATGTGCCTTTTTATGTTGCGCTACCAAGTTCAACAATTGATTGGGATATTAAGGATGCAAAAAATATCCCCATTGAAGAGAGAAATTCCGAAGAGTTATCCCACATAGAGGGCATTGATGAAAATAATCAAATTAAAAAAGTTTTGATATATCCAAACAAAAGCAGAGCAATGAATTTAGCATTTGATGTAACACCTGCAAAATATGTAACTGGCTTAATTACTGAGAGAGGAATTTGTGAAGCTTCTCGTGATGGTTTAAAAAAATTATTTAAATGA
- a CDS encoding class I SAM-dependent methyltransferase has protein sequence MSKYLNKYYWIRKIFVNNFFSKFVSQKALNKIVFNSIYKSNHWNKNQKFDSNQSYSGPGSAANSIQTNNLIFEFQKFFKENNIKNILDAPCGDCAWIKKIFQTDIKYTGIDVVEDLINQNKVTFNSNSNIEFYCKDLTEYNKFNNYDFILMRDFFIHLPLPMIKKILTNLKNSNCKYFAFNNYESVNLNKEISTGQHRKINLLKDPFNLELPYYKIQEVNNENNPDQDNFIYIYKN, from the coding sequence TTGAGCAAGTATTTAAACAAATATTATTGGATTAGAAAAATATTTGTTAATAATTTTTTTTCAAAATTTGTAAGTCAAAAAGCATTAAACAAAATTGTCTTTAATTCAATTTACAAATCAAATCATTGGAATAAAAACCAAAAATTTGATTCAAATCAATCTTACTCTGGTCCTGGTTCAGCAGCCAATTCAATTCAAACAAATAATTTAATTTTTGAGTTTCAAAAATTTTTTAAAGAAAACAATATTAAAAATATTTTAGATGCCCCTTGTGGTGATTGTGCCTGGATTAAAAAAATTTTTCAAACAGATATTAAATATACTGGAATTGATGTTGTGGAGGATTTAATAAATCAAAATAAAGTTACATTTAATTCAAATTCAAATATTGAATTTTATTGCAAAGATTTAACGGAATATAATAAATTTAATAATTATGATTTTATATTAATGAGGGATTTCTTTATACACTTACCTCTTCCAATGATTAAAAAAATTTTAACAAATTTAAAGAATTCAAATTGTAAGTATTTTGCTTTTAACAATTATGAAAGTGTAAATTTAAATAAAGAAATTTCAACTGGTCAACACAGAAAAATTAATTTATTGAAAGATCCTTTTAACTTAGAATTACCATATTATAAAATTCAAGAGGTAAATAACGAAAATAATCCTGATCAAGATAATTTTATATACATCTACAAAAACTAA
- a CDS encoding class II aldolase/adducin family protein — protein MKKFKSEIIKYSKMLNKKKLSALRSGNISLRYKEGFLITPSGKKYSSLKDKDIVFVSLDGIYDKKKGTPSSEWKFHQDIYINKKEAKAIVHAHSTNATAVSTHKRGIPPFHYMVAMAGGHNIKCAKYATFGTRKLSNNILKALKDRKACLIANHGQIAFEENLSKAFELAEEVENISLQYITSLKLGIPKILSVKEMKKVLSKAKNYKKG, from the coding sequence ATGAAAAAATTTAAATCTGAAATAATTAAATATTCAAAGATGCTGAATAAAAAAAAACTTTCAGCATTAAGATCTGGTAATATTTCTCTTAGATATAAGGAAGGTTTTTTAATAACTCCATCAGGAAAAAAATACTCATCTTTAAAAGATAAGGATATTGTTTTTGTTTCGCTGGATGGAATTTATGATAAAAAAAAAGGCACTCCATCGTCTGAATGGAAGTTTCATCAAGATATTTATATTAACAAAAAAGAAGCAAAAGCAATTGTTCATGCACATTCAACAAATGCTACCGCGGTTTCTACTCACAAGAGAGGCATACCGCCTTTCCATTACATGGTAGCAATGGCAGGAGGCCACAATATCAAATGTGCAAAATATGCAACCTTTGGAACCAGAAAATTGTCAAATAATATTTTAAAAGCTTTAAAAGACCGTAAAGCTTGTTTAATTGCAAATCACGGACAGATTGCATTTGAAGAAAATTTATCAAAAGCTTTTGAGTTAGCGGAAGAGGTTGAAAATATATCGCTTCAGTATATAACGAGCCTAAAATTGGGTATACCTAAAATTCTTTCAGTTAAAGAAATGAAAAAAGTTTTATCCAAGGCAAAGAATTATAAAAAAGGATAA